The nucleotide sequence CGGGGGCAGGTGTCACCACCCCCATTCTCCCCGTTTCACAACTGAGTAATCCCAGGGCCCCAGAAGGGAAGTCCCACCCCCGAGGCCACCCCGCCCAGGTGTGCTGACAGACCAGGCAGGGATTGCACCCGACTCGCCCCAGGCTGTGCAACCAAAATGAGGGAGGAACGGTGGGGTCTGTGCCCCACCACCGTGGGAGCATGCAGACGGCACCACGGGCGGTCTGATGGAAAAGCCGGGGCTGGAAATACTGTCACAGACGTGGGACGGGCACCTCCCACCTGTCACACATCCCCTCTCCCTGCCAGGTGGCAGCAGGCAGCCCGTTGCAATGGGGAGTCAGAACAGTGGGGTTCCCTGGGGCGGCGGTTTGGGAAACACACcccaaggctgcagtgtgcagtGGCGTCCCAGGGCTCAGCCGAGTCAGCCACGCAGACAGCTTCCACACTGCCCAGCCAGATTTTCTTTGACcacagaacctttttttttttttttttttttttgcccatgaAACATCTGTAGCATCACATTTAGGAGAACTCTGATCTAGATGACCCCCTCAATCTGACGTGTGGGTAATCTGTGGCCCGGGGAGGGGAACGGtttgccccaaatcacacagaGACTCGGACAGAAGCCCTGGGCCCACTCCCACTCCTGCCCCTCCTACAGCTCAGCCTGTCAGGTTTTCCTGGGCTGAGAGGTACTGGGTCTGACATCCGGTGAGAGTAAATGCTCTCCCAGGAAAGggctctccctcccttcccacacCAGGCCCGGTGTGGACAAACTTCCTGTGGCCAGGGGCAGGGACCCAGGGGCCTGAGGACAAGAGCTGGGCTGGGGCACAGCTGGCCCCAAACCCACCAGCCCTGGCCAGTCCTGGCTCCGGGGCCCGCCTCTCTCCCTCGCATCCTCCAGGCCTGGGGGTTTACCGGAGCGGtggccccctcccctcccactgctCTGAGAGCCCCTGGGGCCACCCAGCAGGCACCAGGGTGGACTTGCCTCTGAAACTGTGGTGTGCCCAGCAGAGGGGCCTGGTGCACGGCTGGGTGCACGCTGCTGAGCCGAGATGCGGCCCTCAGCACAGGATACAGGTCAGGACGCCAGACACACGGACAGAACATCGTGGAGTCTCTCTATGCACCCTCCGGCACGCCGGCTGCATCTCAGCTCCCCTGTCCCCCGTCCCTCCAACCCGATGTCCTCACTCGGTTatttctcctctcctgccccGAACACCTTTGTAAGCTGCCCTCCTCCTTCTCGGACGTAAGAGAAAACGGGAGAGGAACCCATTTTACAGTAACCTTTGGGGCGCGTCTTCACCTTCCTAAGTGCTCCACTGCTGCACAAAAGACAGTTACTGGCCCTGCGATGTGGGGGCCTGGCACGGCCACAGCTTTTAACAGCTCAGGGTGCACTGGCCTTTCAGAAGAAGGACCTCAGTGATGCAGGGGATACCAGGTCTTACTCCAGGCTCCAAGCGCAGGACCAAGAGTCTTGCCTGGAGCTGCCCCTTGGTCACTATGTCCTCCAACTCAAGAAGCTGGCCCTGCCCAAGGAACTTACTCCTCCAGATCCCTTGTGGCCCTGCCCACACGCCCAGGGCCTCTGCTGGGGTTGCAGGATCCCTGGACAGCACTTCTGGAAGGAAAAGCATGGAGTCAAGGGTCACGTGGGGAAGCCAGGGCCTCGGGCTCCAACCTGGCTCAGCCGCGTTCCTGTCTCACCTCTGAGCTGCCACTTCCTCAGCACAGGGGACAGTGAGAACTACTGACAGCACAGGAGACAGTGAGAACTACTGACAGCACAGGGGACAGTGAGAACTTCCTCAGCACAGGGGACAGTGAGAACAGCTACTCCTGGTGGTCTGGAGAGTTAAATGAGTCCACACTCATGAGGTAGGGCAGGGCCCCCCAGAGCCACAGCTGCTGTCCCCATGGGGCTTGTGATGGGGATCCCGTTCCAGGGCGGCAGTGACAAGAGCCCAGCCTGGCTTCCCCTGTGTCCTGGGGCCGGAGATGTGGGCAGGATTAACAAGACCAGGGGCGTCAAATGGTGTGCTGTCCCCACAGGGGGACCTTGGGCCTGCTACAtaagcctggctcctccctcctcACAGCCCAGCAAGGCCTGccccttccccccaaccccccgcCTCCATGCCAGGAGGTGCCCGTGCAGCCCAGGCCCTCCAAAGACCCCACTGGAGCAGCTAATGCAGACTCAGAACCCAACAGCCTGGGATGAGGGGGCAGGCGGGAAGGAGGTTGGATGGAGGAACTTGAAAGCTGTGAGCGACCCGGCCCtgtctcagtttactcatctgacaaacaCAAGCGTCAGGGTGTGACTCGGAGCTTCCATAGAACAAGCCAAAACTATTCATTTTAATGCTTTATTTCTGAAGGCTTCCTAGACAGGTGGGGCAGGAGCCCACCCCAAGGAAGGGGCCCTACCCGGCAGGAGCAGACACGCGTGACGTTAGCCTCCCACAGCCCGGCTGGAATCCTCCACCAGTTTCTGGGCCCCTGCAGGGCtgtggccactgcaccccagctcaGTGCCACCGAGAGCCACGGGTGGACACGCCCCGGAGTGAGCAGAGACCCTGGGCCTTGAACCTGCATGGCCAATGGCTCTCACAACGGTGGGAATCCCAGGTCTGGGCACCCATTCCCATCGCTGCTGCCGCCCAGTAGAAGTGACCTCCCCCACCAGCGCTGGGAACACAGTGGGAGGGCCCAGCACAGGGACATAATGGGGGAGCACTCAGTGCCCCCCTGCACCTGCCAGGGCTGGGCGGGGCCTCGCTTCCACCACTGCCTCCTGCCAGAAGAAAACTCAGCAGGACCGCACCCCCGTCCCGTCAGGCTACAGCCACGGACCCTGACCTGAGCCCCCTGGAGGGGGACAGAGTCCTCCAGCCAACACCAGCCAGAGGCTACAGCCACAGCCCCAGCCCCAAGCCCCCTAAAGGACGACAGAGCCCTTCAGCCAATACCAGCCAGGCAGAGTGTATCCTTGGGGTCAACCCGGGTCCTCTCCAGCCACCTGGCCAGTGCAGGCTTCCAACTCCAGTGCTCCACATCTGAGCTGGACATGTGCCTCAGTGGACCTTACAGGGGCTTGGGGAGACCACCTGATGGGTGAGCTGCCGGCCCCGGCAGACAGAACACACAAGGACAATGAGGCACCGAGAGtaagtgacttggccaaggtcagCCGCTGGTGGGCAGTGGGGCTGGGACTCACGCCGGAAGTGCAGCTCCAGACCTCACCATGTGGCCCTCGAAGCTGGCAGCATGAGCAGGGCCCGCTGGACACAGGTCAGCAAGGACCTCAGTGGGGACCCAGCACCACACTCCGCCACGATCCCCCCACGCAGACCCTCAGCACCGTGCTCCGCCACAACCACCCCTCGCAGGCCCTCAGCACCGCACTCCGCCACACTCACCCCACGCAGATCCTCAGCACCGCACTCCACCACAATCCCCCCACGCAGGCCCTCAGCACCGCGCTCCGCCACAACCACCCCATGCAGATCCTCAGCACCACACTCCACCACAATCCCCCCCACGCAGGCCCTCAGCACCGCGCTCCGCCACAACCACCCCACACAGATCCTCAGCACCGCACTCCGCCACACTCACCCCACGCAGGCCCTCAGCACCGCGCTCCGCCACAACCACCCCACGCAGACCCTCAGCACCGCGCTCCGCCACAACCACCCCACGCAGACCCTCAGCACCGCGCTCCGCCACAACCACCCCACGCAGACCCTCAGCACCGCGCTCCGCCACAACCACCCCACGCAGATCCTCAGCACCGCGCTCCGCCACGCTCACCCCACGCAGATCCTCAGCACCGCACTCCACCACAACCACCCACGCAGGCCCTCAGCACCGCGCTCCACCACAACCACCCACGCAGATCCTCAGCACCGCGCTCCGCCACGCTCACCCCACGCAGATCCTCAGCACCGCACTCCACCACAACCACCCCTCGCAGATCCTCAGCACCGCGCTCCGCCACAACCACCCCATGCAGATCCTCAGCACCGCGCTCCGCCACGCTCACCCCTCGCAGATCCTCAGCACCGCACTCCGCCACAACCACCCCACACAGGCCCTCAGCACCGCGCCCCGCCGCGCAGGCCCTCAGCACCGCGCTCCGCCACGATCACGCCTCACAGGCCCTCAGCACCGCACTCCGCCACGCTCACCCCACACAGGCTGATGCTGGAGCCAGAAGCTGTCAGAACATGGGACCGCAGGGCCAGGCACCACACAGATATGGCGACGAACACAGCCATCCAATCTGACTCGGACCTCCGCCTGGGCCCCAGCGCACAACCATCTGGAGATCCCCCAGTAAAAGAGCTGCATGCGGCCGACTGTTCTCTGGACAGGCCTGTTGGgttggggcagggtgggggtacCATCCTTTCTCAGCAAAACCCTTGGGCATCTCTCCAAAGACCACTGGGGTCAGGCAGGCCTGTAGCTGGCAAAGCCAGGGGCTCTGAACCGAGGGCTCTTGGGGGAGCCCCTGCAAACAAGGGCAGGGTTCCTTTGGCAGGCGAAATACGCACCACACTCTGAAAGAAGTCTGAGCCCACAACAGCAGACGGCCACGTGCCTCAGGCCCAGAGAAGCGAGGACCTACCAGACACGAGGCCAACGGGATTAAGTCAAGGACTTTGAGATGGGAGATGATCCTGGCTCATCCGGCAGGGCCCAATATGACCAGAAGAGTCCTTCTGGGAGGGAGGCGGCGGCACCAGGCCCTCTACACACAGCCTGTGTGGTCGCAGCCCTGACCCAAGCAGCTTCCAGAACATTCCCTGCTTCACAGGGAGCCTGTCTCTGTTTGGCTGTGCCTTCTCCATTTCTCGCTTAGGAGCCGCCTTGTATGGGCCGAGGCTCCCCAGTCAGGCTGAGGCAGCGGAGCCCACAGTGCAGCAGCCTCCAGGCAGCTGGGATACCTGGCCCTAAGGGAGCTTGGCTTCTTGGGCCCAGGGGGACATGGGACAGTGACCAGCACCATCGCGGGGCAGTGAGGGCAGACCTGGGCACCCAACGTGTTGCTTCACCAGCAGGAGACTCCACTAACAGCCTGGCCTCACAGCTACCCCGGGTGACTCAGCGAGAACCAGCCTCAATCAGCACGTCCCTCACACCCCTCTTCCCAGGTGGGCGACCAGCTTGGGGGGCGCCTGCCCCGTCCAAGCTTCCACTGCCATCCTGATCCCCAAACCCCAAAGCTGAGCTCCCAGCCACCGTCCTGGCCACCGCATGGCATCACGGGGAGTGTGCTGCGCGTGGAGCAGGCATTTCTGTGCAATGGCTCCGTGCATCACCATTTCCGCATGGAAACAGGGCTGCGGCCTTGGAGTGGGAGGAGAAGGGCAGAGAGCATGTGGCCCTCCTGGGCAGCCCCTTGAACACACCCAGCCTCCCTCTCCAGAGCCCCCCAATCTCCACCAACAGCCCATTACCTCTCTGAAGGCCCCTGAGAGAGACCCCACATGGCACACCTCCTTATGAGGGatggagggaaactgaggccccaggccCTTCCCCCAACAGTCCCATATAGTCCATAAGAGGTCCCAGGAGGGGGGAGTGTCCCAGGATGGGGAAGTGTCCCGGGAGGTAGGAGTGTGTCCCAGGAGGGGGATGTGTACCAGGAGGGGGGAGTGTCCCGGGAGGTAGGAGTGTGTCCCAGGAAGGGGGAGTGTCCCAGGATGGGGAAGTGTCCCCGGAGGTAGGAGTGTGTCCCAGGAGGGGGGTGTGTCTCAGGAGGGGGGAGTGTCCCGGGAGGTAGGAGTGTGTCCCAGGAGGGGGGTGTGTACCAGGAGGGGGGAGTGTCCCGGGAGGTAGGAGTGTGTCCCAGGAGGGGGGAGTGTCCCAGGATGGGGAAGTGTCCCCGGAGGTAGGAGTGTGTCCCAGGATGGGGGTGTGTCTCAGGAGGGGGGAGTGTCCCAGGAGGGGGGAGTGTCCCGGGAGATAGGAGTGTGTCCCAGGAGGGGGGTGTGTACCAGGAGGGGGGAGTGTCCCAGGATGGGGAACTGTCCTGGGAGGTAGGAGTGTGTCCCAGGAGGGGGGTGTGTCTCAGGAAGGGGGAGTGTCCCGGGAGGTAGGAGTGTGTCCCAGGAGGGGGGAGTGTCCCAGGATGGGGAAGTGTCCCCGGAGGTAGGAGTGTGTCCCAGGAGGGGGGTGTGTCTCAGGAGGGGGGAGTGTCCCAGGAGGGGGGAGTGTCCCGGGAGATAGGAGTGTGTCCCAGGAGGGGGGTGTGTACCAGGAGGGGGGAGTGTCCCAGGATGGGGAACTGTCCTGGGAGGTAGGAGTGTGTCCCAGGAGGGGGGTGTGTCTCAGGAGGGGGGAGTGTCCCGGGAGGTAGGAGTGTGTCCCAGGAGGGGGGAGTGTCCCAGGATGGGGAAGTGTCCCCGGAGGTAGGAGTGTGTCCCAGGAGGGGGGTGTGTCTCAGGAGGGGGGAGTGTCCCGGGAGGGCGGAGTGTCCCAGGAGGGGGGAGTGTGTCCCGGGAGGCGGGAGTGTCCCGGGAGGGAGGAGTGTCCCGGGATGGGGGAGTGTCCCAGGAGAGGGGAGCGTGTCCCGGGAGGGGGGAGTGCCCTGGGAGGGAGGATTGTCCTGGGAGGTGGGAGATTATACTGGGAGAGGGGAGTGTCCCAGGAGGGGGGAGTGTGTCCCGGGAGGGAGGAGTGTTCCGGGAGGGAGAAGTGTGTTCTGGGAGGGAGAAGTGTGTTCCGGGAGGGAGGAGTGTCCCGGGAGGGGGGAGTGTCCCGGGAGGGGGGAGTGTGTCCTGGGAGGGAGGAGTGTCCCGGGATGGGGGAGTGTGTCCCGGGAGGGAGGAGTGTCCCGGGAGGGAGGAGTGTGTCCCGGGAGGGAGGAGTATGTCCCGGGAGGGAGGAGTATGTCCCGGGAGGGGGGAGTGTCCTGGGAGGGAGGAGTgtcccaggagggaggagtgtgtcCCGGGAAGGAGGAGTATGTCCCGGGAGGGAGGAGTATGTCCTGGGAGGGAGGAGTGTCCCGGGAGGGAGGAGTGTccagggagggaggagtgtgTCCTGGGAGGGAGGAGTGTCCTAGGAGGTGGGAGAGTATACTTGGAGAGGGGAGTGTCCCAGGATGGGGAGTGTCCCGGGAGGGGGGAGTGTGTCCCGGGACGGGGGAGTGTGTCCCGGGAGGGAGGAGTGTGTTCTGGGAGGGGGGAGTGTGTCCCGGAAGGGGGGAGTGTCCCGGGAGGGGGGAGTGTGTCCCGGGAGGGAGGAGTGTCCCGGGAGGGGGGAGTGTGTCCCGGGACGGGGGAGTGTGTCCCGGGAGGGAGGAGTGTGTTCTGGGAGGGGGAGTGTGTCCCGGAAGGGGGGAGTGTCCCGGGAGGGGGGAGTGTGTCCCGGGAGGGAGGAGTGTCCCGGGAGGGGGGAGTGTGTTCCGGGAGGGAGGAGTGTCCCGGGAGAGGGGAGTGTGTCCCGGGAGGGAGGAGTGTGTCCCGGGAGGGAGGAGTGTTCTGGGAGGGGGGAGTGTGTCCCGGGAGGGGGGAGTGTGTCCTGGGAGGGAGGAGTGTCCCGGGAGGGGGGAGTGTGTTCTGGGAGGGGGGAGTGTGTCCCGGGAGTGGGGAGTGTCCCGGGAGGGGGGAGTGTGTCCCGGGAGGGGGGAGTGTGTTCCAGGAGAGGGGAGTGTGTCCCGGGAGAGAGGAGTGTGTCCTGGGAGGGAGGAGTGTGttccaggagggaggagtgtccCGGGAGGGAGGAGTGTGTCCAGGGAGGGAGGAGCGTGTTCCAGGAGGAAGGAGTGTGTccagggagggaggagtgtgTTCTGGGAGGGGGGAGTGTGTCCCGGGAGGGGGGAGTGTGTCCCGGGACGGGGGAGTGTGTCCCGGGATGGGGGAGTGTGttccaggagggaggagtgttgCGGGAGGGGGGAGTGTGTCCTGGGAGAGCAGAGTGTCCCAGGAGGTAGGAGTGTGTCCAGGGAGGGGAGAGCGTGTCCTGGGAAGGGGGAGTGTCCCAGGAGGTAGGAGTGTGTCCCAGGAGCGGGGAGTGTCCCGGGAAGGGGGCGTGTCCCAGGAGGGGGGAGTATCCGGGGATGGGGGAGTGTCCCGGGATGGGGGAGTGTCCCGGGAGCGAGGAGTGTCCTGGTAAGTGTCCCATCTGCATGGCGTCCCCATCCCCGCCCAGGCCCGGCCACTCACCTGCCCGCAACAGGATGACCTGGTCGTCCAGGGGCAGCTCTGAGAAGTGTGGGATCCGCTTGGCCCACTCCACCAGCGTGAAGAGCTGCTTGTCAGCTGCTTGGCAAATGTTGGTGACGGGGTCGTTCGGCTATAGTGGAGGAATAAGAGCAGGACATTCAGTCCCAGAAGCCAGTGTACTGACAGAACACAGccagaccagccctgccccacACACTGGGCCCATGTGGGGCGCTGAATACGGCCCCCAAAGATGCCCAGTTCCCAATCCCCAGAACCTGGGACTACGCGACCTTGCATGGCACATGGGGCTTGGCAGAGGTGATTAGGTGTGGCCTGAAATTGGGAGGTGGGCCTGCACCACCGGGGGGACCCAGGGTCATTGCACGGGGCCtgtgagagggaggcaggagggtcagaggaAGAGATGCGATCACAGACACTGGGGCCCAAGGGGAGAGAGacgctgctggctttgaaggtggaggaagaggccatgagccaaggaatgtggcaGCCCCAggagcagaggcagaggcagactcCCCAGCAGAGCCCGCAGGAGCCAGCCGGCAGGCACCTTGACGTCAGCCCACCAAGACTGATTTTGGCTCTCTGGCCACAGAACAGTCAGATAATAAAATGTGTGTTGTTTCCAGCCACTAGGTTACGGCAGGACACGAGTCTGTCCCACAGCTCCGGGAGGCAGGCGCAGGGAGCTGGGGAAATCGGATACAGGGCAGTGTTGGAGCAGGGTGGGACCGACCGCCTTCATCTCTGACGGTCACGGTGGCCCACCCTGGGGACAGGGCTGGCCTCTCACGTTCCAGCAGGCATGGATGTGGGAGCTCGGGAGGGCAGGCGACTCGGCTGAGATACCAGGCCCCAGGCACAGAGAGAGGGCGGCACTCACGGCTCCTCTGGAAAGCCCTAGCCGGAAAAGGGCCACTCAGTCTCACAGATGAGGGGACCCAGGCGGCCTTGAAGTAGGGCAGGAGGGGAGGGccctccccagctcctggcaggTGGGGCTTGGGTCATGGACCTTCTGTGTCCTGAGTAAGGGGAACTCAGACGACGGCCCCCTCCGTGATGCCGCTGCAGGAGTAACGACCGTCAACAGGATTCGGGGATCCCTTACTCCAGGGCATCCGCCAAGGAGAGAAATGCCTCCCTTTGAAGAGCTTCCACAAACAGAATCCACCTGCTCGTCAGAGACGTGCAGACTAAACGCAGCGCCCGGTGGGAAAGGCCTCTGAGGGCGGAGAAGGCCCCCGAGGAAAGGCACAGAGACTCACCAGGCAACACAGGGCCCCGAGCAGGCCCAGGTGACAGGCTGGTGCCATGGGTAAGGAAGGAGAGCCTCAAGCCCTCCTGGGCTGGCTCGGACCTCTGCAGGAGTGGGCACAGGGGTCACCATCTGTCATGTGCCTGCAGTTGGCCCCTCAGGAGAGGCCAGGGCAGCCCTTGGGGGCCCGAGCCAGAGGGGTGCACAGAGGGGTGGGATCCCTCGGCTGACAGGGGTTGGCCACAGTCTACACAGGTCTGTGACTCACTCATTCCTCTGCAAACCTTCCATGAGCAGCATCAGCAGCCCCCAGCACTCACACGGCTCCTGGCTCTGTGCTCAGCGCCCCCCAGGCCGGCCACAGCCAGGCCAgcttctcagcctcagcctctccttcTGTCACGCTGGGGACTGAAAGGGGCCTGTTCTTCTTGCCTGCGCATCTGCCACAGGGCATCCCTGAGACAGGATCGAGCAGGCCTGGCAGGGGCGGGGGGATGTGGGGAAAACCAGCCCCAAGCACTGTGTCTGCAGCAGGTGGCTCTGCTTGGGATCCTTGTACCCAGGAACTTCCCAGCCGCTGGCCGGCCACTCTCGGAAGCCAACACAGGGCCCAGAGCAGGCCCAGGTGACAGGCTGGTGCCATGGGTAAGGAAGGAGAGCCTCAAGCCCTCCTGGGCTGGCTGGCTCGGACCTCTGCAGGAGTGGGCACAGGGGTCACCATCTGCCATGTGCCTGCAATGGGCACAGCCGGGACAGGGAGCAGAATATGGCAGGCTGGAGAGCCAGGAGGCTGGAGCGGAGAAGGAGGCACAATCCCAGCAGGTGTGAGGCTCTGACTCCAGTACCAGCAGGGCTAGGCCTGGAGGGGGTCCCCTAGGTAGGG is from Macaca mulatta isolate MMU2019108-1 chromosome 15, T2T-MMU8v2.0, whole genome shotgun sequence and encodes:
- the LOC144334970 gene encoding uncharacterized protein LOC144334970; this encodes MSRARWTQVSKDLSGDPAPHSATIPPRRPSAPCSATTTPRRPSAPHSATLTPRRSSAPHSTTIPPRRPSAPRSATTTPCRSSAPHSTTIPPTQALSTALRHNHPTQILSTALRHTHPTQALSTALRHNHPTQTLSTALRHNHPTQTLSTALRHNHPTQTLSTALRHNHPTQILSTALRHAHPTQILSTALHHNHPRRPSAPRSATITPHRPSAPHSATLTPHRLMLEPEAVRTWDRRARHHTDMATNTAIQSDSDLRLGPSAQPSGDPPVKELHAADCSLDRPVGLGQGGGTILSQQNPWASLQRPLGSGRPVAGKARGSEPRALGGAPANKGRVPLAGEIRTTL